From the uncultured Trichococcus sp. genome, one window contains:
- a CDS encoding redox-sensing transcriptional repressor Rex, protein MSTNDIPKATARRLPIYHRYLRFLHNAGKKRVSSTELSEAVKVDSATIRRDFSYFGALGKRGYGYDVEYLLDFFSKTLNQDRLTNVALIGVGNLGHALLNYNFHVSNNVRISAAFDVNEGIVGKILSGVPVYPMTDMVEQLRIQQIDVAILTVPQEVAQDAANRLTEAGVRGIMNFTPIRLSVPENVRVQNVDLTNELQTLIYFLDNDIG, encoded by the coding sequence ATGTCGACGAATGATATTCCAAAAGCCACGGCAAGGAGGTTGCCGATTTACCACCGCTATTTGCGCTTTTTGCATAATGCTGGTAAAAAACGTGTTTCATCCACTGAATTGAGCGAAGCAGTAAAAGTGGACAGTGCTACTATCCGTAGGGATTTTTCATATTTTGGCGCACTAGGTAAAAGAGGATACGGCTATGATGTCGAGTATTTGTTGGATTTCTTCAGCAAAACCTTGAACCAGGACCGTCTGACGAACGTGGCTTTGATCGGTGTGGGTAATTTGGGTCATGCCTTGTTGAACTACAACTTCCATGTGAGCAATAATGTGCGCATCAGTGCGGCATTTGATGTCAATGAAGGCATCGTCGGCAAAATCCTTAGCGGTGTGCCCGTTTATCCGATGACGGATATGGTGGAGCAATTGCGCATCCAACAGATTGATGTAGCCATTTTGACCGTTCCCCAAGAAGTGGCGCAGGATGCCGCTAACCGATTGACTGAAGCGGGCGTTCGCGGCATCATGAACTTTACCCCGATTCGTCTTTCCGTTCCGGAAAATGTCCGCGTTCAGAATGTGGACTTGACGAACGAATTGCAGACATTGATCTATTTCTTGGACAATGATATCGGCTGA
- a CDS encoding ABC-F family ATP-binding cassette domain-containing protein produces MILLQGQNLARLFGASVLFDNIQITVQDHSRIALVGRNGAGKSTLLKILAGIETTDAGSVSKSKDVTIGYLDQHSAVDSSNTIWQEMLTIFAPLIQLSKEAEQAAFALGDPDLLEDEEAYQKALERYDHLQHTLHEKNAYGYESEIRSVLHGFQFYEEDYDRPISQLSGGQKTRLALAKILLEKNDLLILDEPTNHLDIDTLAWLENYLIGYNGSLLIVSHDRYFLDKVATEVYEISRHKIQHYKGNYSYYLTEKAARLEQELKAYEKQQDEISKLEDYVARNLARASTTKMAQSRRKRLEKMERMDKPKGDERSARFSFEIAKESGNVVLTLENGAVGYADTVLAEPINLDIRKQQAIAIVGPNGIGKSTLLKSIISEIPLLKGRVQLGANVDLGYYDQELGNLSKNKSVLAEIWDLHPTLNEKDVRSILGSFLFSGADVEKTIPALSGGEKARLSLCKLALDQKNFLVLDEPTNHLDIDSKEVLENALIDYDGTLLFVSHDRYFINRIATSIIELSAEGSKLYLGDYDYYIEKKQQEAALAALHQAENAAEATAAVEPLSKAKGDYVSSKEKLKLERKLARQVEALEDELATVEEAIAAIELQLTEPEVYGDHEKVQQFNQQLLALQARQDELMQDWEDQTTALEELSE; encoded by the coding sequence ATGATTTTACTGCAAGGACAAAATTTGGCGCGCCTTTTTGGGGCAAGCGTCTTATTCGACAATATTCAAATTACTGTACAGGACCATTCGCGCATTGCGCTCGTCGGCCGAAACGGAGCAGGGAAATCAACCCTTCTGAAAATTTTAGCAGGCATCGAAACAACGGATGCCGGTTCTGTTTCCAAGAGCAAGGACGTTACGATCGGCTACTTGGATCAGCATAGCGCGGTCGATTCCTCCAATACGATTTGGCAGGAAATGTTGACCATTTTTGCCCCGCTCATCCAATTAAGCAAAGAAGCTGAGCAAGCCGCTTTCGCTTTGGGGGATCCGGACCTGCTCGAGGATGAAGAAGCGTATCAAAAAGCTTTGGAGCGCTACGACCATCTTCAGCATACTTTGCATGAAAAGAATGCGTACGGCTATGAATCCGAGATCCGTTCGGTGCTGCACGGGTTCCAGTTCTACGAAGAGGATTACGATCGCCCCATTTCCCAATTGTCCGGCGGCCAGAAAACAAGGCTCGCCTTGGCCAAAATCCTGCTCGAGAAGAACGACCTGCTCATTTTGGATGAACCCACCAACCATCTGGACATCGATACGTTGGCTTGGCTCGAAAATTACCTGATCGGTTACAACGGCTCGCTTTTGATCGTTTCCCATGACCGCTACTTCCTGGACAAAGTCGCCACTGAAGTCTATGAAATCAGCCGCCACAAAATCCAGCATTACAAAGGGAACTATTCCTATTATCTGACCGAGAAAGCAGCCCGCCTGGAACAGGAATTGAAAGCTTACGAGAAGCAACAGGATGAAATCTCCAAATTGGAGGATTATGTCGCCCGTAACTTGGCGCGTGCCTCCACGACCAAGATGGCGCAAAGCCGCCGCAAACGGCTTGAGAAGATGGAGCGGATGGACAAGCCGAAAGGCGATGAACGGTCCGCCCGCTTCTCCTTCGAGATCGCAAAAGAGAGCGGAAACGTCGTCTTGACTCTTGAAAACGGTGCTGTCGGCTATGCCGATACGGTCTTGGCTGAACCGATCAATCTTGACATCCGCAAACAGCAGGCAATCGCGATTGTCGGGCCGAACGGGATCGGTAAGTCCACTTTGCTGAAGTCGATCATTTCCGAGATTCCGCTTTTGAAAGGCAGAGTCCAGCTCGGCGCCAATGTCGATCTCGGTTATTACGACCAAGAGTTAGGCAACCTTTCCAAAAACAAGAGCGTACTCGCCGAAATTTGGGATCTTCACCCTACATTGAACGAAAAAGATGTGCGCAGCATCCTGGGGAGCTTCCTGTTCTCCGGCGCCGATGTCGAAAAAACGATCCCGGCATTGAGCGGCGGCGAAAAGGCGCGTCTTTCGCTCTGCAAATTGGCCTTGGACCAAAAGAACTTCCTAGTCCTCGATGAACCCACGAACCACTTGGATATCGACAGCAAGGAAGTGCTCGAAAATGCCTTGATCGATTATGACGGGACCCTGCTTTTCGTTTCCCACGACCGTTATTTCATCAACCGGATTGCGACCAGCATTATCGAACTCTCCGCTGAGGGCAGCAAATTGTACCTCGGGGACTACGATTACTACATCGAAAAGAAACAGCAAGAAGCGGCGTTGGCAGCTCTGCACCAGGCCGAAAATGCTGCCGAAGCAACTGCCGCTGTCGAGCCTCTTTCGAAAGCCAAAGGGGATTACGTTTCTTCCAAGGAAAAGCTGAAATTGGAAAGAAAACTGGCACGCCAAGTTGAGGCTTTGGAGGACGAATTGGCGACCGTAGAGGAGGCCATCGCTGCGATCGAACTGCAATTGACCGAGCCTGAAGTCTATGGGGATCATGAAAAAGTCCAACAGTTCAATCAGCAATTGCTCGCTCTCCAGGCGCGGCAGGATGAACTGATGCAGGATTGGGAAGATCAGACAACCGCGCTTGAGGAACTGAGCGAATAG
- the rimI gene encoding ribosomal protein S18-alanine N-acetyltransferase, with protein MQRTFEICDLKADAGKLEQYAQALYELTLLANEGHSSWKASSFLSELKDNHSLYTGCMEENKLIGFICCMAVVDEASINNFAVAPDHQAKGIGTKLLQEMIALLKAKGMERLWLEVRVSNEAAYNLYKKIGFTEIFKRKNYYQNPIEDAYIMELALTSENEEEAEG; from the coding sequence ATGCAACGCACGTTTGAAATCTGCGACCTGAAGGCGGACGCAGGCAAGTTGGAGCAATATGCACAGGCTTTGTATGAACTTACATTGCTGGCCAACGAGGGGCATTCCAGTTGGAAAGCATCCTCATTCCTGTCTGAACTGAAGGATAATCATTCCCTTTATACAGGCTGCATGGAAGAAAACAAGTTAATTGGCTTTATTTGTTGCATGGCGGTTGTCGATGAGGCGTCGATCAACAATTTTGCGGTAGCGCCTGATCATCAGGCAAAAGGAATCGGAACAAAATTGTTGCAAGAAATGATTGCCTTGCTGAAAGCAAAGGGGATGGAACGGCTCTGGCTTGAAGTCCGTGTCTCTAATGAAGCTGCCTATAACCTGTACAAAAAAATAGGTTTTACAGAAATATTCAAAAGGAAAAATTATTATCAGAATCCGATAGAGGATGCCTACATCATGGAATTGGCGCTGACATCGGAAAATGAAGAGGAGGCGGAAGGCTGA
- a CDS encoding HAD family phosphatase — MLEAVLFDMDGVIIDTEPFFLRSESMLLKEFGVDTELEYHFRYQGTTHEYMWETMKNEFNLDAPVGELVERANVIRNRLMEEDGLQPIPGVIPFIARLHEAGVPLAIASSSPLTDIHKAVKALDIEKHFSYFVSGESVAHSKPAPDIFLDAAENLKAKPENCVVIEDSRNGVASAHAAGCKCIGFRNLEFPPQDLSLATVIVSDFSDLDAAYCKALID, encoded by the coding sequence ATGTTGGAAGCCGTTTTATTTGATATGGATGGTGTCATCATCGATACGGAACCATTCTTTTTGCGATCAGAGAGTATGTTATTGAAGGAATTTGGAGTGGACACCGAGTTGGAGTACCATTTCCGCTACCAAGGAACAACGCATGAGTATATGTGGGAAACAATGAAAAATGAATTCAATCTGGATGCTCCGGTCGGCGAATTGGTGGAGCGGGCGAACGTCATCCGGAATCGCCTGATGGAAGAAGATGGCCTGCAACCGATTCCGGGTGTGATCCCATTCATTGCACGCCTGCATGAAGCGGGTGTTCCATTGGCGATCGCCTCTTCCTCTCCGTTGACGGATATCCATAAGGCTGTAAAAGCATTGGACATCGAAAAACATTTCAGCTATTTCGTTTCGGGAGAGAGCGTTGCGCATTCGAAACCCGCGCCGGATATCTTCCTTGATGCTGCCGAAAACCTGAAAGCCAAACCGGAAAACTGCGTCGTCATAGAGGATTCCAGAAACGGGGTTGCCTCTGCACATGCAGCCGGCTGCAAATGCATCGGTTTCCGCAATCTGGAGTTCCCGCCGCAGGATCTGTCTTTGGCAACCGTCATCGTCTCCGATTTCTCGGATCTCGATGCCGCTTACTGCAAAGCTCTGATCGATTAA
- a CDS encoding DUF4305 domain-containing protein, with product MTLKNLLTQVIIRFVFAILFIWLAVDAVNTAGWGFMAIISVLFATGDVVKGVRMFNAYLKIKDSIGKN from the coding sequence ATGACTTTAAAAAATCTATTAACTCAAGTGATCATCCGATTCGTTTTCGCAATCCTCTTCATCTGGTTGGCAGTCGATGCCGTGAATACTGCAGGCTGGGGATTCATGGCCATCATCAGCGTGCTGTTCGCAACAGGTGACGTCGTGAAAGGCGTACGCATGTTCAATGCCTACCTGAAGATCAAAGACAGCATCGGCAAAAACTAG
- the rimI gene encoding ribosomal protein S18-alanine N-acetyltransferase, with product MKEWIHRFKSVYKEIQTDVRSYILSNFVYKRVPSDEETYLLRNQLPVRLMVGRKQHIPDILYIERMSYDGATPWGRTALENDMLQNPKSLYYVLYEGYSPIAFLGARLDGKDIHITNLAVVPEFQQIGAATLLLRVLKSFADEKRAASISLEVRMSNHRAKALYAKMGFLPERVKQHYYHGDGEDALEMVWPLAGKQSEEKEDVHATHV from the coding sequence TTGAAAGAGTGGATTCATCGATTTAAATCCGTGTACAAGGAAATTCAAACCGATGTCCGGTCATACATCCTGTCCAATTTTGTTTACAAGCGCGTTCCCTCCGATGAGGAAACCTATTTGCTGCGCAATCAGCTGCCCGTCAGATTGATGGTCGGCAGAAAACAGCATATTCCGGATATTCTCTATATCGAGCGGATGAGCTATGATGGCGCGACCCCTTGGGGAAGGACGGCATTGGAGAATGACATGCTGCAGAATCCCAAATCGCTGTATTACGTTCTCTATGAAGGGTATTCGCCCATCGCTTTTTTGGGTGCCAGATTGGATGGGAAAGACATCCATATCACGAATTTGGCGGTTGTGCCCGAATTTCAGCAGATCGGTGCGGCTACGTTGTTGTTGCGTGTGCTGAAAAGCTTTGCGGACGAAAAAAGAGCCGCCAGCATCAGTCTGGAAGTGCGGATGTCAAATCATCGGGCGAAGGCTTTGTACGCGAAAATGGGTTTTCTGCCGGAACGGGTCAAGCAGCATTATTATCACGGTGATGGCGAAGACGCTTTGGAGATGGTATGGCCGTTAGCGGGAAAACAATCGGAAGAAAAGGAAGATGTTCATGCAACGCACGTTTGA
- the groES gene encoding co-chaperone GroES, protein MLKPLGNRVIVEVAKEEEKSIGGIVLPSSAKEKSQTGTVIAVGAGRVTDNGVTIEMTVKAGDTVLFEKYAGTEVKYAGTEYLVIKESDIVAILD, encoded by the coding sequence TTGTTAAAACCATTAGGAAACCGTGTTATTGTAGAAGTTGCCAAGGAAGAAGAAAAATCTATAGGCGGCATCGTATTACCGTCATCCGCTAAAGAAAAATCCCAAACCGGCACCGTTATTGCTGTGGGCGCAGGGCGCGTGACAGATAACGGCGTAACCATCGAAATGACCGTTAAGGCGGGAGATACTGTCCTTTTCGAAAAATATGCAGGCACAGAAGTAAAATATGCGGGAACAGAATACTTAGTGATCAAAGAAAGCGACATCGTAGCAATCCTGGACTAA
- a CDS encoding DeoR/GlpR family DNA-binding transcription regulator, giving the protein MLTEERHKIILDTLDKDNIVKLQDLVDQTGSSESTIRRDLSTLEEAGFLIRVHGGAKRSYNVSAEDRMEDKTSKNVQDKQRIAEKAAQLVSDQDIIFLDAGSTTYEMIPFLKGKSILVVTNGVPHASLLSDMQIETILIGGKIKMETKAVIGPVSQMQMKNYRFSKAFLGINGIDKQYGFTTPDTEEAAIKRIAIENAAQSYVVADASKFKQVSFVKVCDIEDCGIISHNVPSEIKRNLKDSTTIWEAE; this is encoded by the coding sequence GTGCTTACAGAAGAACGGCATAAAATCATTCTAGACACTTTAGACAAAGACAATATCGTAAAACTGCAGGACCTTGTCGATCAAACGGGCAGTTCTGAATCAACGATACGGCGGGATTTGAGCACTCTTGAAGAGGCCGGCTTCCTGATTCGCGTCCATGGCGGAGCGAAGAGAAGCTATAATGTTTCCGCTGAAGACAGGATGGAGGATAAAACGTCCAAAAACGTTCAGGATAAGCAACGGATCGCCGAAAAAGCCGCTCAACTGGTGAGCGATCAAGATATCATCTTTTTGGATGCCGGATCGACCACCTATGAGATGATTCCTTTTTTGAAAGGCAAAAGCATCCTGGTCGTCACAAACGGCGTCCCGCATGCCAGCTTATTATCGGATATGCAAATCGAGACGATCCTTATCGGCGGCAAAATCAAAATGGAGACAAAAGCAGTCATCGGACCAGTCAGCCAAATGCAAATGAAAAATTACCGTTTCAGCAAAGCATTTCTTGGCATCAACGGCATCGATAAGCAGTACGGCTTCACGACACCGGACACCGAAGAAGCGGCCATCAAACGCATAGCCATCGAAAATGCAGCACAAAGCTATGTCGTAGCGGATGCTTCGAAATTCAAACAAGTAAGCTTCGTGAAAGTCTGTGATATTGAGGATTGCGGCATCATCAGTCACAATGTCCCGTCGGAAATCAAACGTAACCTGAAAGACAGTACAACTATTTGGGAGGCTGAATAA
- the groL gene encoding chaperonin GroEL (60 kDa chaperone family; promotes refolding of misfolded polypeptides especially under stressful conditions; forms two stacked rings of heptamers to form a barrel-shaped 14mer; ends can be capped by GroES; misfolded proteins enter the barrel where they are refolded when GroES binds): MAKDIKFSEDARAAMLRGVDILADTVKVTLGPKGRNVVLEKAYGSPLITNDGVTIAKEIELEDRFENMGAKLVSEVASKTNDIAGDGTTTATVLTQAIVREGLKNVTAGANPVGIRRGIELATQAAVKGLAEISQTVNSRESIAQVAAVSSGSKEIGELIAEAMEKVGNDGVITIEESKGIETELDVVEGMQFDRGYLSQYMVTNNDKMEAELEAPYILITDRKLSNIQDILPLLEQILQQGRPLLIVADDVDGEALPTLVLNKLRGTFNVAAVKAPGFGDRRKEMLQDIAILTGGTVIAEDLGLELKDTTVEHLGRAGKVVVTKDSTTIVEGAGEKEAIEQRVAVIRAQSAETTSEFDREKLQERLAKLSGGVGVIKVGAATETELRERKLRIEDALNATRAAVEEGIVSGGGTALINVQKRVEALELTGDEATGARIVARSLEEPVRQIAENAGKEGSVVADKIKGLEVGMGYNAATDEWVNMIEAGIVDPTKVTRSALQNAASVAALILSTEAIVADHPAPAAAPAMDPGMGMM, from the coding sequence ATGGCAAAAGACATTAAATTTTCAGAAGACGCAAGAGCAGCAATGCTTCGTGGTGTGGACATCTTAGCAGATACCGTAAAAGTGACTTTAGGACCTAAAGGCCGCAACGTTGTTTTAGAAAAAGCGTACGGTTCCCCACTGATCACGAACGATGGCGTGACAATCGCCAAAGAAATCGAATTGGAAGACCGCTTCGAAAATATGGGAGCGAAACTGGTTTCCGAAGTTGCTTCCAAAACAAACGACATTGCCGGTGACGGTACTACGACTGCCACTGTTTTGACACAAGCGATCGTTCGCGAAGGTTTGAAAAACGTAACAGCAGGCGCAAATCCGGTAGGCATCCGTCGCGGCATTGAGTTGGCTACCCAAGCAGCTGTTAAAGGTTTGGCGGAAATTTCCCAAACCGTAAATTCAAGAGAATCGATCGCGCAGGTTGCTGCCGTATCATCCGGATCGAAAGAAATCGGCGAATTGATTGCGGAAGCGATGGAGAAAGTCGGCAACGACGGGGTCATCACTATCGAAGAATCAAAAGGGATCGAAACCGAGTTGGATGTTGTTGAAGGGATGCAATTCGACCGCGGTTACCTATCGCAATACATGGTCACCAACAACGACAAGATGGAAGCTGAATTGGAAGCACCTTATATCCTGATCACGGATCGCAAATTGTCCAATATCCAAGACATCCTGCCTTTATTGGAACAAATTCTGCAACAAGGACGCCCATTGTTGATCGTCGCTGATGATGTTGACGGAGAAGCACTTCCTACATTAGTTTTGAACAAATTACGCGGAACATTCAATGTGGCGGCAGTCAAAGCACCTGGTTTCGGTGACCGTCGTAAAGAAATGCTGCAGGACATCGCAATTTTGACAGGCGGTACCGTCATCGCGGAAGACCTGGGCTTGGAATTGAAGGATACTACCGTCGAACATTTAGGTCGCGCAGGCAAAGTTGTCGTAACCAAAGATTCCACAACAATCGTTGAAGGAGCCGGCGAAAAAGAAGCCATCGAACAGCGTGTAGCGGTCATCCGTGCGCAATCAGCAGAAACAACATCAGAGTTTGACCGTGAAAAATTGCAGGAACGCCTTGCGAAATTATCCGGCGGCGTCGGCGTCATCAAAGTCGGAGCAGCTACCGAAACTGAATTGAGAGAACGCAAACTGCGTATCGAAGATGCTTTGAACGCAACGCGTGCCGCTGTTGAAGAAGGTATCGTATCCGGTGGTGGTACAGCCTTGATCAATGTTCAAAAACGCGTTGAAGCATTGGAACTTACCGGCGATGAAGCAACAGGTGCACGCATCGTGGCACGTTCATTAGAAGAGCCGGTGAGACAGATTGCTGAAAATGCTGGTAAAGAAGGCTCGGTTGTAGCCGATAAGATCAAAGGGCTTGAAGTTGGCATGGGTTATAACGCCGCAACCGACGAATGGGTAAACATGATCGAAGCGGGAATTGTAGATCCTACGAAAGTGACACGTTCCGCTTTACAAAATGCAGCCAGCGTAGCTGCTTTGATCCTATCGACAGAAGCTATCGTAGCTGACCACCCAGCACCAGCCGCAGCCCCAGCAATGGACCCAGGCATGGGCATGATGTAA
- the tsaD gene encoding tRNA (adenosine(37)-N6)-threonylcarbamoyltransferase complex transferase subunit TsaD yields MTETDVTILAIESSCDETSVAVVKNGNTVLSNVVASQIKSHMRFGGVVPEVASRHHVEQITQIVEAALSEAQVTFDGIDAVAVTHGPGLVGSLLIGVSAAKALAFAHQKPLIPVNHMAGHIYANQLVTPMRYPLLSLVVSGGHTELVYMEADGSFDIIGETRDDAAGEAYDKIGRILGLPYPGGKKMDEMAHEGKETMHFPRAMIKEDNYDFSFSGLKSSVINTVHNARQKGDDINPYDLAASFQASVVEVLVHKTLRAAKEKNIKQLLLAGGVAANRGLREALSAKMAQELPEVEFVIPPFSLCGDNAAMIGAAAYTEYRQKHFAGYDLNAHPGLVLGE; encoded by the coding sequence ATGACGGAAACAGATGTGACCATACTCGCGATAGAGAGCAGTTGCGATGAAACAAGTGTAGCTGTGGTGAAAAACGGAAATACGGTCCTTTCGAATGTTGTCGCTTCCCAGATCAAAAGCCATATGCGCTTTGGCGGGGTCGTGCCGGAAGTGGCGAGCCGCCATCATGTCGAGCAGATCACCCAAATCGTTGAAGCGGCATTGAGTGAGGCACAGGTCACTTTCGATGGCATCGATGCTGTTGCGGTGACGCATGGCCCAGGCTTGGTAGGGTCGTTGCTGATCGGCGTCAGTGCGGCGAAAGCGTTGGCTTTTGCGCATCAGAAACCGCTCATTCCGGTCAATCATATGGCCGGCCATATCTATGCGAACCAGTTGGTGACGCCGATGCGCTACCCGTTGCTGTCCCTGGTTGTCAGCGGAGGGCATACGGAATTGGTGTATATGGAAGCGGACGGCTCTTTTGACATCATCGGCGAAACGCGGGATGATGCCGCGGGGGAAGCTTACGACAAAATCGGCCGCATTTTGGGCTTGCCATATCCTGGCGGGAAAAAAATGGATGAAATGGCTCATGAAGGCAAAGAGACGATGCATTTCCCGCGCGCTATGATCAAGGAAGACAATTACGATTTCAGTTTCAGCGGATTGAAAAGTTCCGTCATCAATACCGTCCACAATGCGCGCCAAAAAGGGGATGACATCAATCCGTACGATTTGGCCGCCAGTTTTCAGGCGAGCGTCGTGGAGGTTCTGGTGCATAAGACATTGCGCGCGGCCAAAGAAAAGAACATCAAGCAGCTGCTGCTGGCCGGCGGAGTCGCTGCCAACAGAGGGCTGCGCGAGGCGTTGTCCGCAAAAATGGCACAAGAGCTTCCGGAAGTCGAATTTGTCATCCCTCCGTTTTCGCTTTGCGGGGACAATGCGGCGATGATCGGGGCTGCGGCCTACACCGAATACCGACAAAAACATTTTGCCGGATACGATCTGAATGCACATCCCGGATTGGTGCTCGGAGAATAA
- the tsaB gene encoding tRNA (adenosine(37)-N6)-threonylcarbamoyltransferase complex dimerization subunit type 1 TsaB, which produces MKTLAIESSNQTMSAAVCENGRLLAEVTTNGNLQHSTQLMPAVNHVMQLAGWKPADLERIAVAKGPGSYTGVRIGATIAKTLAWTLAIPLVPISSLKVIAGNCEGAAHKLVPMIDARRGNCYTAVYQFEENLLMERIADTHIASEEWFQRLLAEEGTYLFVGEDVSKYRARISELFKERALFAGESQALPRASVLATLSESGTAEDPHTFVPAYLKNPEAEEKWEEQHHSNRREDYVERVDSSI; this is translated from the coding sequence ATGAAAACATTAGCCATTGAATCCTCAAACCAGACCATGAGCGCGGCAGTGTGCGAAAACGGCCGTTTGCTCGCAGAAGTAACCACCAACGGAAATCTTCAGCACAGCACCCAATTGATGCCAGCAGTGAACCATGTCATGCAGCTTGCCGGATGGAAGCCTGCCGATTTGGAACGCATCGCAGTCGCAAAGGGGCCGGGATCGTACACAGGGGTCAGGATCGGAGCGACCATCGCCAAGACCTTGGCGTGGACATTGGCGATTCCGCTAGTGCCGATTTCCAGCCTGAAGGTTATCGCCGGCAATTGTGAAGGTGCTGCGCACAAGCTTGTCCCTATGATTGACGCACGCCGGGGCAACTGTTACACAGCGGTTTATCAATTCGAGGAAAATTTGTTGATGGAACGGATTGCCGACACACATATAGCCAGTGAAGAGTGGTTCCAGCGTTTGTTGGCGGAAGAAGGCACCTATCTGTTCGTTGGAGAGGATGTAAGCAAATACCGCGCGCGCATCAGTGAATTGTTCAAGGAGCGCGCGCTGTTTGCGGGCGAGTCACAGGCTTTGCCGCGGGCGAGCGTTCTGGCGACACTTTCGGAATCTGGAACAGCGGAGGATCCACACACATTTGTGCCAGCTTATTTGAAAAACCCGGAAGCTGAAGAAAAATGGGAAGAACAGCATCACAGTAATCGGAGGGAAGACTACGTTGAAAGAGTGGATTCATCGATTTAA
- a CDS encoding type II CAAX endopeptidase family protein, with protein MNKKTHSRLTLAIQIILIYLASQLLPVFMLFFIPEADRIAAAMNLSLFFAFLGTALMVAWNSRKKWTPQNSLTDQPPASIGKTFTTGVFGFAGAILIQIVAMNVEYLVFRMPVVSENTEVLLDLTNRYPFFIFNIIIFAPVMEEFVFRKAIVTHLVDAIGIVGAATISALIFAFAHNDGHYLVYGSLGLWFSFLYFRTRNIATPMIAHALMNAMSALPILSQFIS; from the coding sequence ATGAATAAAAAAACCCATTCCAGGTTAACGTTAGCCATACAGATCATCCTCATCTATCTCGCTTCTCAACTTCTGCCGGTCTTCATGCTTTTTTTCATTCCGGAGGCAGATCGCATCGCAGCCGCCATGAATCTCTCGCTATTCTTTGCTTTCCTCGGAACTGCCCTTATGGTAGCATGGAATAGCAGAAAAAAATGGACACCTCAAAACAGTCTCACGGATCAACCGCCTGCCTCAATCGGAAAAACGTTCACGACCGGAGTCTTCGGATTCGCGGGAGCGATCCTGATTCAGATCGTCGCGATGAATGTGGAGTATCTTGTGTTCAGGATGCCAGTCGTTTCCGAAAATACGGAAGTGTTGCTGGACTTGACAAACCGCTACCCATTCTTTATTTTTAACATTATCATCTTTGCACCTGTAATGGAGGAATTTGTATTCCGCAAAGCGATTGTCACGCATTTGGTTGACGCGATCGGGATAGTCGGTGCAGCCACTATCAGCGCTTTGATTTTTGCGTTTGCGCATAATGATGGGCACTATTTGGTTTATGGCTCTCTGGGGTTATGGTTTTCTTTCCTTTATTTCAGGACAAGAAACATAGCGACTCCGATGATTGCGCATGCGTTGATGAATGCCATGTCCGCTTTGCCGATTCTGTCCCAATTCATTTCGTAA